One Watersipora subatra chromosome 4, tzWatSuba1.1, whole genome shotgun sequence genomic window carries:
- the LOC137394824 gene encoding protein LKAAEAR1-like: MPDDNDGKFRAQNWKKIPEQKLHKMNSVSRSRYTAYEEPSKQVAEIQEATKKRLVEEKKARALKNAPPTMEELVEKRQHAQLIGQLKAAEARNRIRIMRLRYHANRGQEINHLISCQPSALKAVRLQALVPAKSDLTEHGDTLEKLSRDRVEALLNDNTNLMTQRIS; encoded by the exons ATG CCGGACGACAATGATGGCAAGTTCAGGGCTCAAAACTGGAAAAAGATTCCTGAACAAAAACTGCATAAGATGAACTCAGTGTCACGTAGTCGCTACACAGCG TATGAAGAACCTAGCAAGCAAGTGGCTGAGATACAGGAAGCTACTAAAAAAAGGCTGGTAGAAGAGAAAAAGGCACGAGCATT AAAGAATGCTCCTCCAACTATGGAAGAACTCGTTGAGAAACGTCAACACGCACAGCTGATTGGTCAACTCAA AGCCGCCGAAGCCCGTAATAGGATACGAATAATGCGTTTGAGATACCATGCTAATAGAGGTCAGGAGATCAACCATCTCATATCTTGTCAGCCATCTGCGCTGAAGGCAGTCCGGTTACAGGCACTGGTGCCAGCAAAGTCTGACCTTACAGAACATGGTGACACCCTAGAAAAGTTGTCC CGAGACAGAGTCGAGGCACTTCTTAATGACAATACAAACCTCATGACACAACGAATTAGCTGA
- the LOC137393768 gene encoding mitochondrial outer membrane protein SLC25A46-like — MVLVGLWQNSANRMSDRTPNWSPSRSAASFNSPVSPPRHRQSNRPTKLLSDLGVSYDEDFIQGEHVTAERFHEGNDEKYLAVFGDLSFSLISLLTQRVLAHPCMVFRNQCQLNTRVHIGYKLTPWSIFRPMHSIYKNQGIFAMWKGIQNDFLLGGIQKSIEMVVAENSSLPMSIEETERGDTINTYSKHLMLKTISCIITTPLLCASYTLCVQSQVVVSDANYLGVFSEAYHRLVSSIFATNSETSHLLPLYTLVTPIVVVSLGSYVIQSMANAAVQRQYQQNTLHLQDTNHDEIPLVKTLYDRYYPRLLAAFSGQLLSDIFLYPLATITGRLILQGTRTIIDDADTGNAVLPFTSNYSGVVDCFKSIMREEGFFGLYKGFGALILQFTAQAMILRGTHLLYERIMDDRYPRVPRRTLYTPTASPSTYSSVTSLNTKP; from the exons ATGGTTTTGGTTGGTTTGTGGCAGAATTCCGCGAATAGAATGTCTGATCGGACACCAAACTGGAGTCCGAGTAGGTCTGCAGCTTCCTTTAATAGTCCTGTAAGTCCTCCGCGCCATCGCCAGTCAAATAGACCGACTAAACTTCTCTCAGATCTTGGAGTTTCTTATGACGAAGACTTCATACAGGGAGAGCATGTAACTGCAG AGCGTTTCCATGAAGGCAACGATGAAAAGTATCTGGCTGTATTTGGAGATTTATCTTTTAGTTTAATCAG TTTGTTAACACAGAGAGTGTTGGCCCACCCGTGCATGGTGTTTCGTAATCAATGTCAGTTAAATACTCGAGTTCATATTGGCTACAAGCTAACCCCTTGGTCTATCTTCAGACCAATGCACAGCATCTACAAAAACCAG GGAATATTCGCTATGTGGAAGGGCATTCAAAATGACTTTTTGTTAGGAGGCATACAGAAGTCTATTGAAATGGTGGTTGCTGAGAACAGCTCCCTACCTAT GTCAATAGAGGAAACAGAGCGAGGAGATACCATCAATACTTACTCTAAACATTTGATGTTGAAGACCATCAGCTGTATCATAACTACCCCATTGTTATGCGCAAGCTATACACTTTGTGTCCAG AGTCAGGTGGTCGTCAGCGATGCCAATTACTTGGGAGTATTTTCAGAGGCGTACCACCGGCTGGTTTCTTCTATATTTGCGACTAATAG TGAGACAAGCCATCTACTTCCTCTCTACACTCTTGTGACTCCGATCGTAGTTGTTAGCCTGGGTTCCTATGTGATTCAGAGTATGGCTAATGCTGCTGTACAGAGGCAGTATCAACAGAATACTCTTCACCTACAGGACACAAACCAT GATGAGATACCTCTAGTGAAAACCCTCTATGACAGATATTACCCTCGGTTGCTCGCTGCGTTTAGTGGTCAGCTGTTATCTGATATCTTCCTCTATCCTTTGGCTACAATCACTGGCCGACTTATTCTACAGGGCACTCGCACCATCATAGATGACGCTGATACAG GCAATGCAGTTTTACCCTTCACGTCGAACTACTCCGGTGTGGTTGATTGCTTCAAGTCTATCATGAGGGAAGAGGGCTTTTTTGGGCTCTACAAGGGATTTGGAGCTTTGATACTGCAGTTTACCGCTCAG GCAATGATACTGAGAGGCACTCATTTGCTCTATGAGCGAATAATGGATGATCGTTATCCAAGGGTACCCCGGCGCACTCTCTACACTCCCACAGCCTCCCCGTCTACCTACAGTAGCGTGACGTCTCTTAACACTAAACCATAG
- the LOC137394880 gene encoding anaphase-promoting complex subunit 16-like, which produces MATHSTTRSRLDSLRKALFNATDVTQGTSTEVSSEPHGELSFEVGVEDVQKMQILDMHMSRLDKLRGLLNEIDATDWQHEPIEKLIGLQ; this is translated from the exons ATGGCAACTCATTCGACGACAAGATCTAGACTCGACAGTTTGCGGAAAGCGTTGTTTAACGCAACAGACGTCACACAAG GCACTTCAACGGAAGTATCTTCAGAACCTCACGGTGAACTAAGTTTTGAAGTCGGAGTCGAAGATGTTCAAAAGATGCAAATCCTTG ACATGCATATGAGCCGTCTGGATAAACTAAGAGGCCTGCTCAATGAAATTGATGCCACTGACTGGCAGCATGAACCTATTGAGAAGTTAATAGGACTGCAGTAA
- the LOC137394692 gene encoding adipose-secreted signaling protein-like, translated as MEEAGGAQLPNPSADVSHENSNRVHFDVQQTSSDHELEILVKDKGNSIQEVHLGFLKLHCYYSIQFNIKDNLGEDITADPLQNLHCRVTSCPPTEDGLGHCITISFHAHKDKLVKESLVLTREDKTQSVTLKLMARVLGKHKGTPMLKNGIKCVGMDAEADADSEQSDWQGFN; from the exons ATGGAAGAGGCTGGTGGAGCACAACTTCCCAATCCAAGTGCAG ATGTGAGCCACGAAAATTCTAATCGAGTGCATTTCGATGTGCAACAGACAAGCTCAGACCATGAGTTAGAGATATTAGTTAAAGACAAAGGCAACTCTATCCAGGAAGTTCATTTAG GTTTCCTTAAGCTCCATTGTTACTATTCCATCCAGTTCAATATTAAAGATAATTTAGGGGAAGACATTACTGCTGATCCGTTACAGAATCTCCACTGCAGAGTCACATCGTGCCCACCAACCGAGGACG GTCTTGGCCACTGCATCACCATTAGCTTTCATGCACACAAGGATAAACTTGTGAAAGAGTCACTTGTGTTGACAAGAGAAGACAAAACCCAATCAGTCACTCTCAAGCTCATGGCAAGAGTGCTTG GTAAGCACAAGGGGACGCCGATGTTGAAAAATGGAATAAAATGTGTCGGCATGGATGCTGAAGCAGATGCAGATTCGGAGCAGAGTGACTGGCAAGGATTCAATTAA